The Sporomusa termitida genome has a window encoding:
- the mnmA gene encoding tRNA 2-thiouridine(34) synthase MnmA, with protein MAVKPRVVVAMSGGVDSSLTAALLVHQGYDVIGATMQIWEKEQADDNPDSRGCCSITAVDDARRVANKLGIPYYVLNFRDMFQATVIDYFMAEYTAGRTPNPCIACNRYLKFEGFLTKALALGAQYVATGHYAQIMYDNERRRYILRKGIDPAKDQSYALYHLNQQTLQHFLMPLGRFAKTDTRKMAKELGLSVADKPDSQEICFVPNDDYKAFLKEKIPAALTPGFIVDTSGNILGRHQGVQLYTIGQRKGLGLAVGKPLYVVALDAEHNQVVVGSDEDVFAAELIAGDLNFITIDKLAEPLAVEAKIRYSAPAAPATVSPLGNGQVQVRFATPQRAITPGQSVVFYHDDIVIGGGIIIR; from the coding sequence ATGGCGGTCAAACCCAGAGTGGTTGTAGCCATGAGTGGAGGGGTGGACAGTTCTTTAACTGCCGCCCTTCTTGTTCATCAAGGCTATGATGTGATAGGCGCAACAATGCAAATATGGGAAAAAGAACAGGCTGATGATAATCCGGACAGCAGGGGCTGTTGTTCAATCACAGCTGTCGATGATGCGCGGCGGGTTGCGAACAAATTGGGCATTCCCTATTATGTTCTTAATTTCCGGGATATGTTTCAGGCAACGGTCATTGATTATTTTATGGCCGAATATACGGCCGGCCGGACCCCGAATCCCTGCATTGCCTGCAATCGTTATCTAAAGTTTGAAGGCTTTCTAACTAAAGCGCTGGCCCTTGGTGCTCAATATGTTGCGACAGGGCATTACGCTCAGATTATGTATGACAACGAGCGCCGGCGTTATATCCTCCGCAAAGGGATAGACCCTGCCAAGGATCAGTCCTATGCGTTGTATCACCTTAATCAGCAGACGCTGCAGCATTTTTTAATGCCTTTAGGCCGCTTTGCCAAAACTGACACCAGAAAAATGGCCAAAGAGCTGGGACTGTCGGTTGCCGATAAGCCTGACAGTCAGGAGATCTGTTTTGTGCCCAATGATGACTATAAAGCCTTTCTGAAAGAAAAAATCCCTGCTGCTTTGACCCCGGGGTTTATTGTCGATACCAGCGGCAACATACTGGGCAGACATCAGGGCGTGCAGTTATACACCATTGGGCAGCGCAAAGGTCTGGGGTTAGCAGTGGGCAAACCTTTGTATGTTGTTGCGCTGGATGCGGAACACAACCAGGTAGTTGTTGGTTCAGATGAGGATGTTTTTGCGGCCGAGCTTATTGCCGGTGATCTTAATTTTATCACTATTGATAAACTGGCGGAGCCGCTGGCCGTAGAGGCCAAAATACGGTACAGTGCGCCGGCTGCCCCGGCAACTGTCAGCCCGCTCGGCAACGGCCAGGTCCAGGTGCGGTTTGCCACGCCCCAGCGGGCGATTACCCCTGGGCAGTCGGTAGTTTTTTATCATGATGATATTGTTATTGGCGGCGGCATTATTATCAGGTAA
- the ruvX gene encoding Holliday junction resolvase RuvX, giving the protein MRILGLDVGDKTIGVAVCDELRLTAQGVEVIRRTSAAKDFSRLNELITQYEAGLVVIGLPKNMNGTIGPRGELVKEFGAALGRAAPQVEIKFWDERLSTVAAQKALIAADVSRAKRRLVIDKMAAVFILQGYLDSLA; this is encoded by the coding sequence ATGCGCATACTAGGGCTTGATGTTGGGGATAAAACCATTGGGGTGGCAGTCTGCGATGAATTAAGACTAACTGCGCAGGGCGTTGAGGTAATTAGACGCACATCTGCTGCCAAGGATTTTTCCAGGCTGAACGAGCTTATCACACAGTATGAGGCCGGACTTGTTGTGATTGGGTTGCCTAAAAACATGAATGGTACGATTGGACCACGGGGCGAACTTGTAAAAGAATTTGGTGCTGCTTTAGGGCGGGCTGCACCCCAGGTTGAAATCAAGTTCTGGGATGAACGGTTGTCCACCGTAGCCGCGCAAAAAGCCCTGATTGCGGCCGATGTCAGCCGCGCTAAGCGCCGGCTGGTAATCGACAAAATGGCGGCGGTTTTCATCCTGCAAGGATATCTTGACAGTTTAGCCTGA
- a CDS encoding DUF1292 domain-containing protein: MADNEQDDIMELDEPVVVMTDEEGNEYYYREDIIVPVGDKRFAILVPIDVDEDGCECSDDSCGCGCGEETDVFIARIDVDENGEEIYLDPTDEEFEQVRKAYEEMVFEEEEE, encoded by the coding sequence ATGGCAGATAACGAACAAGACGATATTATGGAGCTTGACGAGCCGGTAGTAGTCATGACTGATGAAGAAGGCAATGAATATTATTATCGCGAAGATATAATTGTTCCTGTCGGTGATAAGCGCTTTGCTATACTGGTCCCAATCGACGTTGATGAGGACGGCTGCGAATGCAGTGATGACAGCTGCGGCTGCGGCTGTGGCGAAGAAACGGATGTATTTATCGCCCGGATTGACGTTGACGAAAATGGTGAGGAAATTTACCTCGACCCAACAGATGAAGAGTTTGAGCAGGTGCGTAAGGCGTACGAAGAAATGGTTTTTGAAGAAGAGGAAGAGTAG
- the nifU gene encoding Fe-S cluster assembly scaffold protein NifU has product MYTDKVMDHFTNPRNVGEIKDAAGVGEVGNAKCGDIMRIYLQVENDIITDVKFKTFGCGAAIATSSMVTEMVKGKTLDEALEISNKAVAEALGGLPPAKMHCSNLAADALHEAIKDYIAKKGK; this is encoded by the coding sequence ATGTACACTGATAAAGTTATGGATCATTTTACTAATCCCCGTAATGTAGGTGAAATTAAAGATGCCGCCGGTGTGGGCGAAGTGGGGAATGCCAAATGCGGCGATATCATGCGGATCTATTTGCAGGTAGAGAATGATATCATTACCGATGTAAAATTCAAAACCTTTGGCTGTGGTGCCGCCATTGCCACCAGCAGTATGGTAACAGAAATGGTAAAAGGAAAAACCCTGGACGAAGCCCTGGAGATTTCCAATAAGGCAGTTGCGGAAGCCCTGGGCGGATTGCCGCCTGCCAAGATGCACTGTTCCAACCTGGCAGCAGATGCGCTGCATGAAGCGATAAAAGATTACATTGCTAAAAAAGGAAAGTGA
- a CDS encoding AI-2E family transporter, whose translation MHFTKKHVRLAIIILFLLGIVYFFWLVRSGLYPFIIALILAYLLNPPVCYLERKGLSRGLAITLVYVVLFTIVILGGARLVPVLVRDLESFAKELPQILKKVEELFYLIQNQYHNSVLPYSMRLAIDDALLSLQQAGQGFVRDLTDSIMGLVTHFIGLAITPILAFYFLYDWRQIKEGFTLLIPCRWRHEYMLALKDVDKVLSGVIRGQLIVAVIVGVLVSSGLYLFKVPFALLIGIAAGLLDVIPYFGAFIGATPAITLALLESPVLAVKVGLLFFIIHQLEGSIISPKILGENVGLHPITVVFFLFAGGELFGIIGMLLGVPVAAVGKVLIKHGIRMLV comes from the coding sequence ATGCATTTTACGAAAAAGCATGTCCGTCTTGCAATTATAATCTTATTTTTGCTGGGAATTGTGTATTTTTTTTGGCTTGTCCGCAGTGGCTTATATCCGTTTATTATTGCTTTAATACTGGCCTACCTGCTTAATCCGCCGGTTTGCTATCTGGAGAGAAAAGGGCTGTCAAGGGGATTAGCCATTACCCTGGTCTATGTTGTTTTATTTACGATTGTGATACTGGGCGGCGCGCGTCTTGTTCCGGTTTTGGTCAGGGACCTGGAAAGCTTTGCGAAAGAACTGCCCCAGATATTAAAGAAAGTGGAAGAGTTATTTTATCTTATCCAGAATCAGTATCACAACTCTGTATTACCCTATTCAATGCGGCTTGCCATTGATGATGCGCTATTATCACTACAACAGGCCGGTCAGGGTTTTGTCCGTGATTTGACTGACAGCATAATGGGCTTGGTTACCCATTTTATCGGGCTGGCAATCACCCCGATCTTAGCATTTTATTTTTTGTACGACTGGCGGCAAATCAAAGAAGGTTTTACGCTGCTGATTCCCTGCCGCTGGCGCCATGAATACATGTTAGCGTTAAAAGATGTGGATAAAGTATTAAGCGGGGTAATCAGAGGGCAGCTGATTGTGGCTGTCATTGTCGGTGTTTTGGTAAGTTCAGGGCTATATCTGTTTAAAGTGCCCTTCGCCTTACTTATTGGCATTGCTGCTGGTTTGCTGGATGTGATCCCTTATTTTGGCGCCTTTATCGGGGCAACACCGGCAATAACGCTGGCTTTGCTGGAATCTCCGGTACTGGCCGTAAAAGTGGGCTTATTATTTTTTATCATTCATCAGCTGGAAGGCAGTATCATTAGCCCCAAAATCCTGGGAGAAAATGTGGGTTTGCATCCAATTACGGTTGTTTTTTTTCTTTTTGCCGGCGGCGAGCTATTCGGAATCATTGGCATGCTGTTGGGCGTGCCGGTGGCGGCGGTAGGCAAAGTATTAATTAAACACGGCATCAGGATGTTGGTCTAA
- a CDS encoding aldo/keto reductase has translation MQSNRPLADGVAVIQAAFDAGVNFIDTAELYGTYPYIRGALTRTGQNIIVASKAYAYTYEAMRASVEAACRELNRDYIDIFMLHEQTSRMTLQGHAAALAYLSDAKQQGLIRAAGVSTHTIEVVRAAALMAEIDVIHPLINSKGIGITDGTAEEMLAAIRFAAGCGKGIYAMKALGGGHLSKQAEQAFAWVLAQPGIASVAVGMQTRDEAVLNAAVFSGQPPDSKLWVKVAKTPRRLLIEDWCVGCGQCGQHCPMQAITIVNHKARVAREQCVLCGYCGAYCPEFCLKII, from the coding sequence TTGCAGTCAAACCGGCCCTTGGCCGACGGAGTTGCCGTTATTCAGGCGGCATTTGACGCAGGGGTCAATTTTATTGATACGGCCGAGCTGTATGGTACCTATCCTTACATACGGGGGGCGTTAACCAGGACCGGGCAGAACATTATTGTTGCTTCCAAAGCTTATGCTTACACCTATGAGGCCATGCGGGCCAGTGTCGAAGCGGCCTGCCGGGAGTTAAACCGCGACTATATCGATATCTTTATGCTGCATGAGCAGACCTCGCGTATGACTTTGCAAGGACATGCGGCAGCATTGGCCTATTTGAGTGATGCCAAGCAGCAGGGGCTGATAAGAGCAGCCGGGGTGTCAACACATACCATAGAGGTGGTACGGGCGGCGGCGCTGATGGCAGAAATTGACGTAATTCATCCGCTTATTAATAGCAAAGGGATTGGCATTACTGACGGCACAGCCGAAGAAATGCTGGCGGCTATCCGCTTCGCCGCCGGCTGCGGCAAAGGCATATACGCGATGAAAGCACTAGGTGGCGGTCATTTGAGCAAGCAGGCTGAACAGGCTTTCGCCTGGGTGCTGGCTCAGCCTGGTATTGCATCAGTTGCTGTCGGCATGCAGACAAGGGATGAGGCAGTTCTTAATGCGGCAGTATTCTCGGGCCAACCCCCGGACAGCAAATTGTGGGTTAAAGTGGCTAAAACGCCCCGCCGGCTGCTGATTGAGGATTGGTGTGTCGGTTGCGGACAATGCGGGCAGCATTGTCCGATGCAGGCCATAACCATTGTTAATCATAAAGCGCGGGTAGCGCGGGAACAATGTGTATTATGCGGCTATTGCGGGGCCTATTGCCCGGAATTCTGTTTAAAAATAATTTGA
- the alaS gene encoding alanine--tRNA ligase, with protein sequence MKQLTGNELRKLFLDFFAGKDHLVQASASLIPENDPSLLLIGAGMAPFKPFFTGKMKPPHLRIATSQKCVRTGDIENVGRTARHHTFFEMLGNFSFGDYFKKEAIAWAWEFLTEYLEMPKDKLWITIHTGDDEAFAIWHDDIRIPADRIIRMEENFWEIGPGPCGPCSEIHIDLGEDRGCGRPDCTVGCNCDRYLEIWNLVFTQFDRDEAGNYTPLAKKNIDTGAGLERIASVLQNKRSNFETDLLYPIIEYAAGIAGVTYGRSAKQDVSLKVIADHGRSMTVMIGDGVLPSNEGRGYVLRRILRRAVRHGRLLGIEKPFLTDIVDIVAKLFAQAYPDIHDKQEYIKKVIQLEEERFHNTLAQGIELLNRQIQELARTGETLLDGATAFKLYDTYGFPWELTEEILSEHNMMLDKQSFDQAMAGQRERARSARQDNGEKTVIPDLSGLVTESLCYNPEAEQAKLVLLLKEGIVVAEAFDGDEVAVILDVSPFYAEGGGQAGDTGVLISPLGKMEVTTTRKLPDGTIYHVGQIREGLLKTGEALQLVVDYERRRHIARNHTATHLLHAALKQVLGGHVNQAGSAVDSSRLRFDFTHFAPVTEQELAEVENIVNQVILDNTCVGIIETTQEIARGMGAMALFGEKYGDKVRVVVVDNFSKELCGGTHVGATAEIGLFKIVSEAGIGAGLRRIEAVTGYGAHDYLKAQSELIKEAAVALKTRPEEIAARIEGLNTRVRDLEKELGILNTKLAKNEVQELLAAVKVLNDVNVVIGQVAAADMENLRSTGDMVRERLQSGVVVLGAVNGDKVNFIAMATPDCVAKGAHAGQIIKETAKIAGGGGGGRPDMAQAGGKQPAKIGEALKAAEQIIKTQIK encoded by the coding sequence TTGAAACAATTAACCGGAAACGAATTGCGCAAACTGTTTCTGGATTTTTTTGCTGGTAAAGATCATCTGGTTCAGGCCAGCGCATCACTCATTCCTGAAAATGACCCGTCCCTGCTCTTAATTGGCGCCGGCATGGCTCCTTTTAAACCCTTTTTTACCGGCAAAATGAAACCACCTCATCTGCGGATTGCCACAAGTCAGAAATGCGTCCGGACCGGCGATATCGAAAATGTAGGCCGGACTGCACGGCATCATACTTTTTTTGAAATGCTGGGCAACTTTTCGTTTGGGGATTATTTCAAAAAAGAAGCAATTGCCTGGGCCTGGGAATTCCTGACTGAATACCTGGAAATGCCCAAGGATAAGCTTTGGATTACCATTCATACCGGTGATGATGAGGCCTTTGCCATCTGGCATGATGATATCAGAATACCGGCGGACCGCATCATCAGAATGGAAGAAAACTTTTGGGAGATCGGCCCCGGCCCTTGCGGACCTTGTTCGGAAATCCATATTGACTTAGGCGAGGACCGCGGTTGCGGCCGGCCGGACTGCACCGTTGGCTGCAACTGTGACCGGTATTTGGAGATCTGGAATTTGGTATTCACTCAGTTCGACCGGGACGAAGCCGGCAATTATACGCCCCTGGCCAAGAAGAATATCGACACCGGGGCCGGGTTGGAACGAATTGCCTCAGTTTTACAAAATAAACGGTCTAATTTTGAAACCGATTTACTTTATCCAATTATTGAGTATGCTGCCGGTATTGCCGGTGTTACCTACGGCCGGTCGGCCAAACAGGATGTATCGCTTAAGGTAATTGCCGATCATGGCCGGAGTATGACCGTGATGATTGGTGACGGGGTATTACCCTCGAATGAAGGACGCGGCTATGTATTGCGGAGAATTCTGCGCCGGGCGGTGCGCCATGGCCGCCTGCTGGGAATTGAGAAGCCGTTCCTGACCGATATTGTTGATATTGTTGCCAAGCTTTTTGCCCAGGCCTATCCTGACATTCATGATAAGCAGGAGTATATTAAAAAAGTTATCCAATTGGAAGAAGAACGTTTCCATAATACCCTGGCCCAGGGGATTGAACTGTTAAACAGGCAGATTCAGGAACTTGCCCGGACCGGTGAGACGCTGCTGGACGGGGCAACCGCTTTTAAGCTGTATGATACCTACGGCTTCCCCTGGGAGCTTACCGAAGAAATCCTGAGTGAACATAATATGATGCTTGATAAACAGAGTTTTGATCAGGCTATGGCCGGGCAGCGTGAACGGGCCCGTTCTGCCCGCCAGGACAACGGCGAAAAAACAGTTATTCCCGATTTATCAGGTTTGGTAACAGAATCTCTCTGCTACAACCCGGAAGCTGAACAGGCTAAACTGGTTTTATTATTAAAAGAAGGCATTGTTGTGGCAGAAGCCTTTGACGGGGATGAAGTCGCTGTTATTCTTGATGTTAGTCCGTTTTATGCCGAAGGCGGCGGACAAGCCGGCGATACGGGTGTGCTTATCAGCCCGCTGGGCAAGATGGAGGTGACCACAACCCGCAAACTCCCTGACGGCACGATTTATCATGTCGGTCAGATCAGGGAAGGGCTGTTAAAAACAGGCGAGGCGTTGCAACTAGTGGTTGATTATGAAAGACGCCGTCATATTGCCAGGAACCATACGGCAACTCATTTGCTGCATGCCGCCTTAAAACAAGTATTAGGCGGACATGTCAATCAGGCCGGCTCAGCTGTTGACAGCAGCCGATTGCGGTTTGATTTTACCCATTTTGCGCCTGTTACCGAGCAAGAGCTGGCTGAGGTGGAGAATATCGTTAATCAAGTGATTTTGGACAATACCTGCGTAGGCATTATTGAGACAACGCAGGAAATCGCCCGCGGCATGGGGGCCATGGCTCTCTTTGGTGAAAAATATGGTGACAAGGTACGGGTTGTTGTTGTAGATAATTTTAGTAAAGAACTGTGTGGTGGCACCCATGTCGGTGCGACGGCGGAAATAGGGTTGTTTAAGATTGTCAGTGAAGCCGGTATCGGGGCCGGGCTGCGCCGGATTGAGGCGGTTACGGGTTATGGGGCTCACGATTACTTAAAAGCGCAGTCAGAGCTTATTAAAGAAGCCGCAGTCGCCCTCAAAACCCGGCCGGAGGAAATCGCCGCCCGGATTGAGGGGCTCAATACCCGGGTGCGCGACCTGGAAAAAGAACTAGGGATACTTAACACCAAACTGGCGAAAAATGAAGTACAGGAACTCCTGGCTGCAGTCAAAGTGCTTAATGACGTTAACGTCGTAATAGGTCAGGTAGCGGCAGCAGATATGGAAAACCTGCGGTCAACCGGCGACATGGTCCGCGAGCGCCTGCAGTCCGGGGTTGTGGTACTTGGCGCTGTTAACGGGGATAAAGTTAATTTTATTGCGATGGCCACGCCCGATTGTGTTGCTAAAGGTGCTCATGCCGGGCAGATTATCAAAGAAACTGCCAAAATTGCCGGCGGCGGCGGCGGCGGCCGGCCGGATATGGCGCAGGCCGGCGGTAAGCAGCCGGCGAAGATCGGTGAGGCTTTAAAAGCTGCTGAGCAGATAATCAAGACACAGATTAAATAA
- a CDS encoding PRC-barrel domain-containing protein, producing the protein MQKLRELFGLPVLITGTGVQIGEVQEVIIDLEQAAVRGIVLAGANWFSNDQGIVFEDLFSVGRSAIMVRANYAVQELTPAMMPGTVKYVRDLLDKQIYTDTGLSLGILVDAIYDNTTGEIKAYEISDGLITDLLYGRRIMPLPQTQVVGQDKLIVPDTMTDLLIPESKEV; encoded by the coding sequence ATGCAAAAATTACGCGAATTGTTTGGCCTGCCTGTGCTGATTACCGGTACTGGTGTACAGATTGGCGAGGTACAAGAAGTTATTATTGACTTGGAACAGGCGGCCGTGCGGGGGATTGTCCTGGCCGGTGCCAATTGGTTCAGTAACGACCAGGGGATTGTGTTTGAGGATTTATTCAGCGTAGGCAGAAGCGCCATTATGGTCCGGGCTAACTATGCCGTTCAGGAGCTAACACCGGCAATGATGCCAGGGACCGTAAAATATGTGCGGGATTTGCTGGACAAGCAAATTTATACTGATACCGGATTAAGTTTAGGTATATTGGTTGACGCTATTTATGACAATACCACCGGTGAGATAAAGGCTTATGAGATTTCAGACGGCCTGATCACCGATTTGCTCTATGGTCGCAGAATTATGCCGTTGCCGCAAACACAAGTTGTTGGTCAGGATAAATTAATCGTTCCAGACACAATGACCGATCTTCTTATACCTGAATCTAAAGAGGTGTGA
- a CDS encoding O-methyltransferase produces the protein MGDTDQVLALMQAYAARNHVPIISQDGRLLLQAVAAATQPASVLEIGTAIGYSTLLLAANMAPNGRIITLEKDEGRIAVAKQFLAAAGVSTPVTMIAGDAGEIIPRLAGTFDLVFIDAAKGQYLDYLYKVMDKLSPEAVVIADNVLFRGWVLDEQAAPRRFRTIIKRLKAYLDFVTNDLRFKTTIQPIGDGMAVSYYQGETKQ, from the coding sequence ATGGGTGACACCGACCAGGTATTAGCCTTAATGCAGGCTTATGCGGCTAGAAATCATGTGCCGATCATCAGCCAGGACGGCCGACTGCTGCTACAGGCAGTGGCTGCCGCCACTCAGCCGGCGTCTGTATTGGAAATCGGAACAGCCATTGGTTATTCAACCTTGCTGTTGGCGGCTAATATGGCGCCAAACGGACGGATAATAACATTGGAAAAGGACGAAGGCCGGATTGCTGTGGCCAAACAGTTTTTGGCTGCTGCCGGGGTGTCAACACCGGTAACCATGATTGCCGGCGATGCCGGCGAGATCATACCCCGGCTGGCCGGTACATTTGATTTAGTATTTATTGACGCTGCCAAGGGGCAGTATCTTGATTATTTATATAAGGTGATGGATAAACTTTCTCCGGAAGCTGTCGTTATTGCCGATAATGTATTATTTAGAGGCTGGGTACTTGATGAGCAGGCTGCCCCCCGGCGTTTTCGTACTATTATTAAACGCCTGAAGGCTTATCTGGATTTTGTTACTAATGACTTGCGGTTTAAGACGACAATCCAGCCGATTGGTGACGGCATGGCTGTATCCTATTACCAGGGAGAGACAAAACAGTGA
- the mltG gene encoding endolytic transglycosylase MltG has product MIMLNHSITKRAITGVVAAALVIVGAAIGWAMTQPAGSSAELHLITIKPGTPTKVIAEELASQGLIKNTLVFRAAARLEGVENMLQAGEYAISANMPVQQMLAIISQGQTAYQQFTIPEGYTVDQIALLLAEKKLTDPEKFKEIAKDFAPFAYMTANPDSKYRVEGFIFPDTYRVAKGVTEEELLTMMVNQFDTKLTPDLRIRASELGLSLREVVILASLVEKEAQLSEDRPVIAGVFANRLTLAMPLQSCATIQYILGYPKPELTIQDTQIISPYNTYQIMGLPPGPISNPGSAAIKAVLFADKTDYLYFVADKQGKHHFSKTYAEHLAAIDQVQM; this is encoded by the coding sequence ATGATCATGCTAAATCATTCAATTACAAAGCGGGCCATTACCGGCGTAGTTGCAGCGGCCTTAGTTATTGTCGGTGCCGCTATCGGGTGGGCGATGACTCAGCCTGCCGGCAGCTCTGCTGAGCTGCATCTTATTACAATTAAGCCAGGCACGCCAACCAAAGTTATTGCTGAAGAATTAGCCAGCCAGGGGTTGATTAAAAATACATTGGTTTTCCGGGCCGCGGCCAGACTTGAAGGCGTGGAAAACATGCTGCAGGCCGGCGAGTACGCGATAAGTGCCAACATGCCGGTACAGCAGATGCTGGCTATCATTTCCCAGGGTCAGACTGCCTACCAGCAGTTTACCATTCCCGAAGGCTATACTGTCGATCAAATTGCCCTGCTGTTAGCTGAGAAAAAACTGACTGATCCGGAGAAGTTTAAAGAAATTGCCAAAGATTTTGCCCCATTTGCCTATATGACTGCCAATCCTGACAGCAAATACCGGGTGGAAGGTTTTATATTTCCGGACACCTACCGGGTGGCTAAGGGTGTGACGGAAGAAGAACTGCTGACGATGATGGTTAACCAATTTGATACTAAACTGACACCAGACCTGCGAATACGGGCTTCTGAGCTGGGGCTTTCCCTGCGGGAGGTGGTTATCTTAGCATCACTGGTTGAAAAAGAAGCCCAGCTGAGTGAGGACAGGCCTGTAATCGCCGGGGTGTTTGCTAACAGGCTAACACTGGCGATGCCGTTGCAATCCTGTGCCACTATACAGTACATCCTGGGTTATCCCAAGCCTGAACTTACGATTCAGGACACTCAGATCATATCACCTTATAATACCTATCAGATCATGGGTTTGCCGCCAGGACCGATATCTAATCCCGGCAGTGCAGCGATCAAGGCTGTACTGTTTGCAGACAAGACCGATTATTTGTATTTTGTTGCCGATAAGCAGGGGAAACATCATTTTAGCAAAACCTATGCGGAACATTTAGCGGCAATTGATCAGGTGCAAATGTAA
- a CDS encoding IreB family regulatory phosphoprotein gives MTNISQETMMFKVNNDDTNAAEVILTAVYQSLREKGYNPINQLVGYLLSGDPTYITSHNNARSLIRKLERDEIIEELVRAYLKNK, from the coding sequence ATGACCAACATTTCTCAGGAAACGATGATGTTTAAAGTCAATAATGACGATACCAATGCAGCGGAAGTAATCCTGACGGCTGTTTACCAATCCTTAAGGGAAAAAGGCTACAATCCCATTAATCAGTTGGTCGGATACCTTTTATCCGGCGATCCGACCTATATAACCAGCCATAATAATGCCCGCAGTCTGATTCGGAAGCTGGAAAGAGATGAAATTATTGAAGAGTTAGTGCGGGCCTATCTTAAAAATAAGTAA
- a CDS encoding peptidase U32 family protein, with protein sequence MRKPELLAPAGNLEKLKMALIYGADAVYMGGKAFGLRAFSDNFGQDDMRQGIAFAHRLGKKAYITINIFPHNDDLAALPDYIRDVAAMAADAIIVSDLGVYRIARQAAPGLPIHISTQANCTNWATAQFWQELGAARIVLARELSLREIGLIRQKVNVELEAFVHGAMCMSYSGRCLISNYLTGRDANRGECAQPCRWQYHLMEANRPGVYLPVMEDDRGTYIFNSKDLCLLTHLPALVASGLNSFKIEGRMKSVHYVATVVKVYREAIDSYASSPVDFHIRKCWLEELQKVSHREYTTGFYFNKTSAQDQIYTSSSYTQTHDFVGLVKEYDPVSGLAVIEQRNNIKVGEEIEIMQPGQENFRQRITQMVDTGGIPIAVAPHPQQLVTMPLSRPVVPYSMLRRPEKTEPSHE encoded by the coding sequence GTGAGAAAACCCGAGCTTTTAGCGCCTGCGGGCAATTTAGAGAAACTAAAAATGGCACTTATTTACGGTGCCGATGCTGTGTACATGGGCGGCAAAGCTTTTGGCCTGCGAGCCTTCAGTGATAATTTTGGGCAGGATGATATGCGGCAGGGAATTGCCTTTGCCCATCGCCTTGGCAAAAAGGCTTATATTACAATCAACATTTTCCCGCACAATGACGACCTGGCAGCGCTGCCGGATTATATCAGGGATGTGGCTGCTATGGCGGCAGATGCCATCATTGTATCTGACCTGGGGGTATACCGTATCGCCCGGCAGGCAGCCCCGGGGCTGCCTATCCATATCAGCACGCAGGCCAACTGTACCAATTGGGCCACAGCCCAGTTCTGGCAGGAGCTGGGCGCTGCGCGCATAGTACTCGCCAGAGAGCTTTCCCTGCGGGAGATAGGTCTGATCAGGCAGAAAGTTAATGTTGAGCTTGAGGCTTTTGTGCATGGTGCGATGTGTATGTCTTATTCCGGGCGGTGTCTCATAAGCAACTACCTGACCGGGCGTGATGCTAACCGGGGTGAGTGTGCCCAGCCCTGCCGCTGGCAATATCATCTAATGGAAGCAAACCGCCCGGGAGTCTACCTGCCGGTAATGGAAGATGACCGTGGCACCTACATCTTTAATTCGAAAGATTTGTGCCTTCTCACTCACCTGCCGGCGTTAGTTGCCAGTGGCTTAAACAGCTTTAAGATTGAAGGCCGGATGAAAAGTGTTCATTATGTGGCTACGGTTGTTAAGGTATACCGTGAAGCCATCGATTCCTACGCCAGCTCACCGGTGGATTTTCATATCAGAAAATGCTGGCTGGAGGAATTGCAGAAAGTCTCACACCGGGAATACACAACCGGGTTTTACTTCAATAAAACATCGGCCCAAGACCAGATATATACCTCCTCAAGTTATACCCAAACCCATGATTTTGTGGGTTTAGTTAAAGAATATGATCCGGTATCAGGCCTGGCGGTAATCGAACAGCGCAACAATATAAAAGTCGGGGAAGAGATTGAAATTATGCAGCCCGGACAGGAAAACTTCCGGCAAAGGATTACGCAGATGGTTGACACTGGCGGTATTCCCATTGCAGTGGCCCCTCATCCCCAGCAGCTGGTGACAATGCCGTTAAGCAGGCCGGTGGTACCGTATTCTATGTTGCGCAGACCGGAAAAAACGGAGCCCAGTCATGAGTAA